The following is a genomic window from Chitinophaga caseinilytica.
ACTGTTCTGAGAAAACATCTTTCATGGGGCGTGATTTGTACAAAAATACGCAATCCGCCGCAACGAAACTTCGCATGGGCGAAATCGTGATTTCCCTCACATCCAAGTTGGCGAAAGGGGCCTAACTTGGCGGGATAAACGGAGCATATGCGACCAAATACCATTACCGATATGTTGGGGATCAGGTACCCCGTATTCCAGGGCCCCATGGGGGCAGGACTGTCGACCCCCGCGCTGGTGGCCGCCGTAACGAACGCGGGCGGCCTCGGCGGGTACGGCGCATATACTTTACAACCGGCGGAGATCCGGGAACTGGGTGCGCAGGTGGGGCAACTGACCGCCGGGCCCTGGAATCTTAACCTCTGGGTGTCTGACATCGATCCTGCGCTGGGGAATTATACGGAAGCTGAATTCGATATGGTGAAATCGTTGTTCCGCCCCGTGTTCGATGAACTGGGGATTCCCGTTCCTTCCCCCGTAATTTCCGTTGAAAGTAAATTCGCGCGCCAGGCGGAGGCCATGCTGGCCGTGAAGCCCGCGGTTTTCAGTTTCGTATTCGGCATACCGGACGAAGCTATTTTGCAGGAATGCCGCCGGCAGGGGATCGTAACGGCTGGTGCGGCCACCACGCTCGATGAAGCCCTGGCGCTGGAAGCGGCGGGTGTAGATGTGATCGTAGCGGCGGGGTTCGAAGCGGGCGGGCACCGGCCGAGCTTCCTGGAGCCAGCGGAAGATTCGCTGCACGGAACGTTCGCCCTCGTGCAAAAGCTGCGCTGGAAGGTACGCAAGCCCATTGTGGCGGCCGGTGGCATTGCAGACGCGGCGGGTGTAGAAGCGGCGCTGCGCCTGGGAGCGGCAGCCGTACAGGTGGGAACGGCGTTCCTGGCCTGTGAGGAATCCGGAGCGTCGGCCACATACCGCGACAGGTTGTTTTCTCCGGCCGCTCAGCATACCGAATTGACGCGCGTATACACAGGGCGCCTGGCGCGCGCGGTGCGCACGCAACTGCCCGCGCGCTTCGCCGGTATGGAACTGGAACTGGCGCCTTTCCCTTTACAATCCCAACTGATGGCGCCTGTCCGTAAAGCAGCGCTCGATTCCGGGCAACTGGAATATTCCGCCGTGTGGGCCGGTCAAAATGCCGGAAACCTCCATCACCGCAAAGCTACCGACCTCATGGAGGAGCTGACTTCCCTTTGGCGGTAAATCAACCCGACAAGTTTGGTTTTTATTCCCCGAAAAGCTGGTTTACGGGTGTGTCAGATAAAGAATTCGTGACCGTTATAAACTGCTTGTAAACGCTGTAACCGTACACGGCCCAGCACATGTATCCGAACCCCACCACCGGGAGGATCGTCGAAAAATCCGGCGGCGTGATCTACGAAAAGATGCGCATGCAGCTGGTAAGCATGAACGGCGAATATCCCGGCGTCCGTGCCGGACGGGGTCTACCAACTCATGATCATCAACGGGCCGGTCAGGCGAACGAACATCGTCCTGTTACGCCCATAACGAAAAACGGTTGCCACATGGCAACCGTTTTTTTTATAACTGGAAGGATAGTTTACAAACCGAGATGGAATTTCAATTCTGCCGCCGCGTGCAAAATCAGCGAGCGGGTTTCGGGGAGATGGGCCAGCCCGTTGAGCATGCCCCAATCGTGAATGACGCCGTTGTACCGGATGGTGGTGCAGGGAACGCCGGCGTCTGACAACTTCCGGCCGTAAGCTTCGCCTTCGCTGCGCAGGATGTCGTTTTCCGCCACCTGGATAAGCGTGGGCGGGAGGCCTTTCAGCTGGTTGGATGTGGCTTGCAGGGGAGAAGCGTAGGGCTCCAGTCGCTGGGCATCGTTCGTGGTATATAAACCCCACATCCATTGCATGAGCGACGCGGTGAGGAATCTTTGCTCCCCATACCTGCGCCAGGATTTGGTGTCGAAATCCGCATTGGTGACGGGCCACATAAGTACCTGGCATTTCAACCGGGGTGCGCCTTTCTCGTTGCACCGGATCGCCGTAACGGCGCTCATATTGCCGCCTACGCTGTTGCCCACGATGGCGATGTTGGAACCGTCGATCCCGATTTCCCTGCCGTTTTCGGCCAGCCATTGCGTAGCAGCGAAAATTTCGTCGATGGCGCGGGGATAATGCTCATCGGGCGTGGGCGTGTAGTTCACGAACACCGCTGCGGCGCCGGAATGCACGACGAGGTCGCGCACGAGGCGCTGATGCGTGGGAAAATCGCCCAATACCCAACCGCCGCCGTGGATGAACAGGAAGCCGGGGAGGAGCGGGGCGGCGCCGTCGGGCTTCACGATGTGGAGCAGCAGCGTGTAGTCGCCCGCGGTGATGGTCTTTTCCGCGACGCTTACGCCGGACAGGTCAACTTTTACCGATTTTTGCGCATCCACGAGGACTTTGCGCGCATCCGGAACGGAAAGGCTTTCCACGGGTTTTCCGCCGGGGGCGTTGAGGATGTCCAGGAATTTTTTGACTTCGGGGGTCAGGTGCGGGTCGGCAGTGTAATCGACCGCCTTATCGTTTTTATGACTCATGGTGAAAGATGGTTTGGGAGTTGGGAATCGAAATGTGTGCCGGGTAATTAACAGCTTGAAACTGAAATAGTTTGATGGGCGGGATAGATTTCCGGGGGATGCGGCCCCGAGGGGGCGTGGCGGCGGCCGGTCATTCCGCGAAATGCCGTGGCGGCGCCTCACACGAAAGTTTCTTTTTGATTGGAAGTTGCTGATTATCTTTGCGGAACGTTTGACCCGCTTGAATGTTCAACAAATAATCCCGTACATATGAAATGTTTCTTAACCAGCCTGCTTATGCTGGTACAATTGGCAGCTTTCCCGCAATTCAAGGAAATAGCCACCAGTAAATCGTTCCAGGAGCCGGAAGATGGCTTCGCCCGCATCATCCAGATGAAGAATGGAAATACCGTGCTGGCCGTCATCGATCTCAAAAAAGGGATCGACATTAAGATTTACGACGAAAAACATAAACAGAAGGTCGCCAAAAACATCCGTCCCAAATTCGGCAGGCTGAAAGCCGGCAATGTGGAAGCCATGTTCGAGATCAAAGGGAACGTGGTGTTCCTCGTCCGCGAAATCCAGGACAAAACGCCCGTGCTGCACCGGCTCGTGGTAGATGGTGAGAAAGGCAATATTATTAATGAGGAAACGATCGGCGAACTGAAGAAGATGAATATGGGACATGGGTATGCCATGGCTTTCGGAGGCGTTGCGATGCCTGATTTCTATTCGGAAAAAGACCCGAACAGCGATCAGTACGCCGTAGCCCTGTTCAACAGCTTCGAAAGCGACCGTAGCAAACGCCTGGAACTGGTGATATATGACGGCGACCATAAAGAGCTGGCCCGTGCATTCTATAAATCACCGGAAGAAAAGTACAAGTATATCAATTATATGGACATGACCTTCGTAGGCAATACGGTCTATTGCCTGGGTTATGCACGTAATACCCGTGCCAGCGGCGGAAAGGAGAACACGGTAATCATGGCCGAACTGAAGGCGGGAGACGCCGAAGTGAAGCTGACGGAACTGAAGTTCACCCACGACCAGGACCTCAAAAAAGGCATGCTGCGCTACAATGCCACTACCAACAAGATCATGCTCCTCGCATTCGCGCCCTATAAAAACAGCGACGGCCGCGGCGAGCTCTGGCTTTTCCATATGGACCCCGCCAGGCTGACCGCCAAAGAGCACGATGAAATCTATCCTATCGCCATCCAGAACAAGGCCACGGCCGTTTTCGGACGGAGGGAGAAGTTTACCGGTACCCCGGTAAACATGTTCGTATATAAAGACGGCAGCTATACCATTGCCATGGAGGAGATCCGCCAGGTGACACATACGTCCATGAGCACGCCCGTTGCAGGCGCCAATGGGTCTTTCAGCATGAGAGGCGGTTCCAGCAGGACCTACACCGTAGTGGAACACCTCGGCCTGATGCATTACACCGCCGATCGCAAGCTGGCCAACAGCTGGTACCTGCCTAAAGATCATCACATGTGGTCTGCTCACCCGCCCACCTTCTACCACCGCCAGCGCGAAGGCCGCGCCGTGGTGTTGAACGACGGCGACCAATACAAGACCTTTACGCTGCTGCGCTCCAAAGGCAAGGAATTTGTGCTGTACAACGACGTGGAGGAGAATGACAAACGTATCGAGAAAGGGAAGGACCCCCAACAGGTCAAAGGCCTCAAGGCCTGCGATGCGTTCTACTTCCCCCTGGAAAAAGAAATGATCCCCGCCCGGACGTTCCTTTTTGGTGAAAGCACCGGCCGCAAAGACCATCGCCTGGCGCTGACGCCCATTTCTGACTTCAACGAAGACCAGAATATTTTTGTGACCCTTCGCCTCGATATCCACCAGGCCAAGCAGGTACATCTCGTTTGGATGGAACCTTGATCCGGTAAGGATTTCAGGAGTGAAGAATAACGAAAAAGACCGGCAGACGTACGTTTCGCCGGTCTTTTTTTATTTGTGGGAAACTATTTCCGCACCTCGGAAAACAAGGTCTATGTTTTGCAGAAAAGATTATCTATTTTTATTTCAGCAGCTACAGTGTGGACGAAATTTCCCACCTGTGGCCCTGTCAAAATGTCTATTGTGAAAAAGTTAACCGATTAATTTTCAAATATTTAAATATTCACCCCAACATTCAGGCCTACTATTTGTTATTAAACGAACAACACAACGCTGAACCTTATGATACACGAGCAGTATACCATTATCCGCAACCTAATCTGGGAAAACAAAATCACGACGTATCAGGAGTTATACCTTGCAGTTCCGCTGCATGAGCTCAGCCGCGACACCCATATTTCGGAATCGCAGCTGCGCGAATGGTTTACGGACATCGGCAGTGTTTCTGTCGAAGACGTCAAGCAGTTGTCGGAACTGCTGGAAATACCGGAATATCGCATGATGCGCATTATTGTAGCCACGCAGCGATTGCAGCAGTCACAGCTGAATTAGCCAATAAAATTGAACGGGCCGGGATGATCTCCCGGCCCGTTCGTATTTTTGCGGTGAATACATTAGATATGGCTCATCATCATACACCGAAACCCGGGTTCGTGACCGTCCGCGGCGCAAGGGAACACAACCTCAAAAACGTAGACCTCGAAATCCCGCGGGATGCGCTCGTGGTTTTCACCGGCGTTTCGGGGTCGGGGAAATCTTCCCTGGCATTTGGCACACTGTACGCCGAGGCGCAAAGGCGTTATCTCGAATCTGTGTCCCCCTACGCCAGGCGGCTCTTTCACCAGCTGTCCGTTCCCGACGTAGATGAAATCGACGGCCTGCCTCCCGCAGTAGCCCTCCAGCAACAGCGCGGCGCGCCCACCACACGCTCGTCGGTCGGCAGCGTCACTACCCTCGGCAACCTGCTCCGCATGCTATACTCCCGCGCCGGGGAATACCCCCGCCATCAGCCCATCATCCACGCGGAAGCGTTTTCCCCCAACACCCCCGAAGGGGCTTGCCCCACCTGCCATGGCATGGGCATGACATATGACGCCACCGAAGCCTCCATGGTCCCCGACCCCTCGCTCACGATCCGCGAGCGCGCCATCGCCGCATGGCCACAGGCATGGTACGGCCAAAACCTCCGCGATATCCTCGTCACGTTGGGGTATGATGTCGACAAGCCCTGGAAAGACCTTCCCCAAAAGACCCGCGACTGGATCCTCTTCACCGAAGATCAGCCCACTGCGCCCGTATACGCCGGTTTTACGCCGGAAGAAACGAAACGGGCCGTGAAGCAAAAAATGGAACCCAGCTACATGGGCACTTTCAGCGGCGCCAGGCGCTACCTGCTGCATACATTTTCCAATACGCAAAGCGCGATGATGAAAAAACGCGTGCAGCAATACATGGTAAGCGCGCCTTGTCCCACCTGCAAAGGCAAGCGCCTCCGCAAGGAATCGCTGTCGGTGAAATTCGCAGGGCGCGACATCGCCGAAATCGCCCATCTTTCCCTCGAAAAGCTCGCGGAAACGCTCGCGCCGTTCGCCAGCAATAAAAAAAGGCCGATCCCGCGCACCCGGAGCGCAATATCGTGGCGCAGCGCATCACGGCAGACATTTGCGCCCGCCTGCAAGTGCTGCTGGATCTCGGCCTGGGCTACCTGACGCCCGACCGCAGCACGCCTACGCTGTCTCCCGGAGAATTGCAGCGCCTGCGCCTCGCTACGCAGGTGAGGAGCAATCTTTTCGGCGTGGTATATGTGCTGGACGAGCCTTCCGCCGGTTTGCACCCTGCTGACACGGAGGCGCTACTGCGCGCTCTCAAAGGCCTCAAAGCCTCCGGGAACACGCTTTTCGTAGTGGAACACGAAACCGACGTTATCCGCGAGGCCGACTGGATCGTTGACGTAGGCCCGGCCGCGGGCTCCAACGGCGGAGAAATCCTCTACAGCGGCGATCCCCAGGGGCTCGAAAGCGTACAAGGCTCCGTGACGCGCAATTACCTGTTCGGCCGGCAGTCCATCCCCGAAAGACCGGCATATACACCGAAGGATTGGTTGCAGCTGAAAGGCATCTCCCGCAACAACCTCCATGGCCTCGACGCCGCCTTTCCCCTTGGCCTGCTCACTGCGGTGACGGGGATTTCCGGTTCGGGGAAGTCGAGCCTCGTGAGCCAGGCGCTCGTGGAGCTGGTGGCAGACGCATTGGGCCACGCGCCGGAAACGGAGCACGAAGAAACGCCGCAGGCGCAAGGCCCGGCCGGCGGGCAGATCGCCTCCGGCATGGAGCACATCGCCCGGCTCGTACAGGTGAACCAGGCGCCCATCGGGCGAACGCCGCGCTCCAACCTGGCCACGTATACCGGATTGTTCGATCACGTCCGGAAGATTTTCGCGGAAACGCCCATGGCGCGCAGCCGTAAATACGACGCCGGCCGCTTCTCCTTCAATGTGGCCAAAGGCCGCTGCAAAACATGCGAGGGTGAGGGGTTCGTGATGGTCGAACTGCTGTTCCTGCCCAGCGTCTATTCGCCTTGTCCCACCTGCCACGGCGCACGGTACAATGAAAAAACGCTGGAAGTAACTTACCGCGATAAGAACATCGCCGAAGTGCTGGGGCTGACGGTTGACAAGGCGCATGCGTTCTTCGCCGGGGACGATAGCGTGCAGCGCCCGTTGGCGGTGCTCCGGGATGTAGGACTGGGATATCTGCGCCTGGGCCAGCCGGCAACGGAACTTTCCGGGGGTGAGGCGCAACGCATCAAGCTGGCGACGGAATTGCAGCGCACGGGCAAGGGGAATACGCTGTACGTGCTGGACGAGCCCACAACCGGGCTGCACCCTTCAGACGTAGACAAGCTCATGTTACAATTGGAAAGGCTCGTGGCGGCGGGGAACACGGTGATCGTGGTGGAGCACGATATGCGGGTGATCGCCGGGGCGGATTGGGTGATCGATATGGGGCCGGGCGCGGGCGAGAAAGGAGGGAACATTGTGGCGGAAGGGCCACCGTCGACCGTAGCGGATTCCCCAAAAAGCAAAACCGCACCTTACCTGTCCGCATTCATCGCTTCCATGCAATAGTAACGGTACTTTTTATCGATGCCAATCATCCTGATGCGGGACGAATGTGCTATGTGTTGTGAAATCCGCCGTTGTGGAGGGTTTTGGACATATGATCATTTTAACTTTTTGTTAAAAGCCCGACCGTTGATCCTCTTTTGATAGGTTTTACAACCGCGTTGTATATTTTTGCAGTTGGATGAATTGTATCGCATACTCATGAGGATCAACAGAAAAATATTGTTCTTACTGTTTCTTGTTTGTATCCAGCACCTCGCGGGATTCGTTATTCCGGCGCACGCCGGCGTGATGCCCGTAGACGTGCACATGATCGAAATCGATCTGCAGCCCGAAGTAGAAGTGCCGTCGGCTTTCCTGATCAACAATCTGGAAGACGACGATGCCAGCGTTCGGGCGAAGCAATCGCGCCGCCGTGGAAGATATTACCTTAGCGCTGCTTCCAAACAATTCAACTTTACGCAACAGGCGGCGCCGGACCAGACAGACAGGACTTTCCGGCCGGAAATGGAGGAGAAGAAGACAGGCGTTTACCTTCAACAAGACGCCTTCCTCCCGGCTTATTACAATTTCCTCTTCCGGTTCACGCTATTCTGAGCCATTCCTTCCCCTGACTTTACGACATTGATCACACCCGCGCCCGCCATGGGCGCCAGTTCTGCATTTTCCTAAACGCGGCCGGAAACGTACGTTCCTCCGGCCCCATAAATCTTTTTTACCTATTATGCACCAGATAACAGGAGGCATCGCTATTGCCCTTGTAGCCGCGTCTTTGACCGGCTGCGTCACCAAAGGAGATTCCGGCAACAAAGAAAACGACCTGCAATCGTTCCCCGTCCTCAAGCTCGAAAAAACGGACACCGTCCTTCACCGCCATTATGTGGCCGATATCCAGGCCGTGCGCAACGTAGACGTAAGGGCCCGCATCAACGGGTTTCTCAATAAAATATATGTAGACGAAGGCCAGCAGGTGAAAAAAGGCCAACTGCTCTTCAGCCTTAACGACGAAGAGCGCCGCGCCGAACTGGCCCGCGCCAAAGCGGCACTCAGCAGCGCCATCGCCGAAGCGAAGGCCGCCAGCCTCGAAGTGGACCGCGTCAACATCCTCGTCACCAAAAAAGTGATCTCCGCCTCCGAACTGGAAGTAGCCCAGGCCAAACTCGCCGCGTTCAACGCCAGGATCGAAGAAGCCCGCTCCGCCGAGTTCAACGCGGCCACACAGTTGTCGTACACGAGCATCCGCGCGCCGTTCGACGGGTTCATCGACCGGATCCCCCTTAAAACAGGCAGCTTCGTGAGCGAAGGGAACCTCCTCACCACCGTGTCCGACATCCACGAAGTGTACGCTTACTTCAATGTGTCCGAAACCGAATACCTCGAGTTCATCCGCAGCGGCAGCGACGCCCGCCGGAGCGTATCGCTCGTGCTGGCCGATGGTTCGGATTACCATCACGACGGCCATGTGGAAACCGTGGAAAGCGAGTTCGAGGAAAATACGGGGTCTATCGCTTTCAGGGCGCGCTTCCCCAACCCGCAACAGGTGCTCAAACACGGCGCCAGCGGGAAGGTGACGCTCACCAACCGGATCGATAGCTGCCTGCTGCTGCCACAGAAAGCGGTGTTCGAGATGCAGGACAAAAACTATGTATACGTGCTGGAAACGGACAATACGGTGAAGATGCGCGCATTTGAGCCGGGAGCGCGGATTTCGCATTCCTATCTCGTGAATGCGGGCCTGAAGGCCGGCGAAAAGATCGTTTTCGAAGGCGTCCGCAATCTGCGGGAAGGCATGAAGATCAGTCCCAAACTCATGGCTACCGGCCAGGTGAAGGCTTTGTAAGACAGATTGAATCGTAACCAGAAACCAAACGTAATGTTCGATACTTTTATCAGGCGGCCTGTGTTGTCGCTGGTGATCTCTTTGTTTATAGTGTTACTGGGGCTGCTGGCGCTTTTCGGGCTGCCGGTCACCCAGTTCCCCGATATCGTGCCGCCATCCGTTACGGTAACGGCCAAATATACCGGCGCCAACGCCGAAGTGTGCGCCAACGCCGTGGCCATCCCGCTGGAAAGGGCCATCAACGGCGTTCCGGGCATGACGTACATGACGTCTGTCTCCTCCAACAACGGCACCACGCTCATCACCGTCTTTTTCAAGGTGGGAACGGATCCCGACCAGGCGGCCATGAACGTGCAAAACCGCGTGTCTACCATCATCGACGAACTGCCCGAAGAGGTGATCAAAGCCGGGGTTACGACCGAAAAGGAAGTGAACTCCATGCTGCTGTACCTCAACGTGATGAGCGAAGACTCCACGCTCGACGAAAACTTCATCTACAACTTCGCCGACATCAACGTGCTGAAGGAATTGAAGCGTATCGACGGGGTGGGCTTCGCCGAGATCATGGGCGCCAAGGAATACGCCATGCGCGTGTGGCTGCAGCCCGACCGGATGCTGGCCTACAACGTGTCTGCCGATGAAGTGGTACAGGCCATCCGCCGGCAGAACATCGAAGCCGCGCCCGGCAAAACGGGCGAAAGCTCCGACAAGCAGGCGCAATTGCTGCAATATGTGCTTCGCTATACCGGTAAATACTTCGAGCCGGATCAGTACGCCGATATCATCATCCGCGCCAATCCAGACGGGTCGGTGTTGCGGCTGAAAGAAATAGCGGACGTGGAATTCGGGGCTTTGACGTACGGGATGGTGTCGAAAACGGACGGGAAACCTTCCGCTTCGATCATGCTCAAACAACGGCCGGGCTCCAATGCGCAGGATGTGATCAAGAATGTGAAGCTGCGGATGGAAGAACTGAAGGCATCGTCGTTCCCGCCGGGCATGACGTATAACTTCAACTACGACGTGTCCCGCTTCCTCGACGCGTCTATCGCCGAGGTGTTGCGCACGCTGTTTGAAGCGTTCATCCTGGTGGGGATCGTGGTGTTCCTGTTTCTGCAGGACTGGCGTTCTACGCTGATCCCCATCCTGGCCATCCCGGTGGCGCTGATCGGTACGCTGGCGTTCATGCAACTGATGGGCTTTTCCATCAACCTGCTCACGCTATTCGCCCTGGTGCTGTCGATCGGGATCGTCGTGGATAATGCGATCGTGGTGGTGGAAGCGGTGC
Proteins encoded in this region:
- a CDS encoding efflux RND transporter periplasmic adaptor subunit, translated to MHQITGGIAIALVAASLTGCVTKGDSGNKENDLQSFPVLKLEKTDTVLHRHYVADIQAVRNVDVRARINGFLNKIYVDEGQQVKKGQLLFSLNDEERRAELARAKAALSSAIAEAKAASLEVDRVNILVTKKVISASELEVAQAKLAAFNARIEEARSAEFNAATQLSYTSIRAPFDGFIDRIPLKTGSFVSEGNLLTTVSDIHEVYAYFNVSETEYLEFIRSGSDARRSVSLVLADGSDYHHDGHVETVESEFEENTGSIAFRARFPNPQQVLKHGASGKVTLTNRIDSCLLLPQKAVFEMQDKNYVYVLETDNTVKMRAFEPGARISHSYLVNAGLKAGEKIVFEGVRNLREGMKISPKLMATGQVKAL
- a CDS encoding NAD(P)H-dependent flavin oxidoreductase, whose product is MRPNTITDMLGIRYPVFQGPMGAGLSTPALVAAVTNAGGLGGYGAYTLQPAEIRELGAQVGQLTAGPWNLNLWVSDIDPALGNYTEAEFDMVKSLFRPVFDELGIPVPSPVISVESKFARQAEAMLAVKPAVFSFVFGIPDEAILQECRRQGIVTAGAATTLDEALALEAAGVDVIVAAGFEAGGHRPSFLEPAEDSLHGTFALVQKLRWKVRKPIVAAGGIADAAGVEAALRLGAAAVQVGTAFLACEESGASATYRDRLFSPAAQHTELTRVYTGRLARAVRTQLPARFAGMELELAPFPLQSQLMAPVRKAALDSGQLEYSAVWAGQNAGNLHHRKATDLMEELTSLWR
- a CDS encoding alpha/beta hydrolase, coding for MSHKNDKAVDYTADPHLTPEVKKFLDILNAPGGKPVESLSVPDARKVLVDAQKSVKVDLSGVSVAEKTITAGDYTLLLHIVKPDGAAPLLPGFLFIHGGGWVLGDFPTHQRLVRDLVVHSGAAAVFVNYTPTPDEHYPRAIDEIFAATQWLAENGREIGIDGSNIAIVGNSVGGNMSAVTAIRCNEKGAPRLKCQVLMWPVTNADFDTKSWRRYGEQRFLTASLMQWMWGLYTTNDAQRLEPYASPLQATSNQLKGLPPTLIQVAENDILRSEGEAYGRKLSDAGVPCTTIRYNGVIHDWGMLNGLAHLPETRSLILHAAAELKFHLGL